Proteins found in one bacterium genomic segment:
- a CDS encoding Wzz/FepE/Etk N-terminal domain-containing protein — MGRAGGEEIDLRAYWAILWPRKWKIAGLSLAVGVAVLLLMFQIPNKYQATAVIAPEDDQKKPSFALGALASFGVDIGGAAGLVDLEMLFTSKDLTARVFRKYNLWPVVFPEEIDPATGKKKVSWMGGLFGDEKEPKPPGDWDAIRAAKGLLKVNSNRKNGMLTISFESRSADWSANIVKYYLEEGKSRLQEEALDRAVKNKKFIEGQIGKTVDALTRDRLYFLFGQEVEREMMARNREQFGFRVVDAPRIPDRKSRPRRGLAAIMATLFAGFAFSIYFIVRDRRKELTVEFGDQ; from the coding sequence GTGGGGCGCGCGGGCGGGGAAGAGATCGACCTCCGGGCATATTGGGCCATCCTGTGGCCGCGTAAGTGGAAGATCGCAGGCCTTTCCCTGGCCGTAGGGGTCGCGGTGCTCCTGCTGATGTTCCAGATTCCGAACAAGTATCAGGCCACCGCGGTCATCGCACCGGAGGATGATCAAAAGAAGCCCAGCTTCGCATTGGGTGCGCTTGCATCCTTCGGCGTCGATATCGGTGGTGCAGCAGGCTTGGTAGACCTGGAGATGCTTTTCACCAGCAAAGACCTCACCGCGCGAGTCTTCCGGAAATACAACCTCTGGCCGGTTGTATTCCCCGAGGAGATCGATCCGGCGACGGGGAAGAAAAAGGTTTCCTGGATGGGAGGTCTCTTCGGGGACGAGAAGGAACCGAAGCCTCCCGGCGACTGGGACGCCATCCGCGCCGCGAAGGGTTTACTCAAAGTCAATTCCAACCGGAAGAATGGAATGCTCACAATATCCTTCGAATCCCGATCGGCGGATTGGTCCGCGAACATCGTCAAGTATTACCTGGAAGAGGGGAAAAGCCGCCTCCAGGAAGAGGCCCTCGATCGTGCGGTCAAGAACAAGAAATTCATCGAGGGGCAGATCGGGAAGACGGTCGATGCGTTGACGCGGGACCGCCTCTATTTCCTCTTTGGTCAGGAAGTCGAGCGGGAGATGATGGCCCGAAATCGGGAACAGTTCGGTTTCCGGGTCGTCGACGCTCCCCGGATTCCGGACAGGAAATCGAGACCGAGAAGGGGATTGGCCGCTATCATGGCTACCTTGTTCGCCGGTTTTGCATTTTCCATATATTTTATCGTCAGGGATCGACGCAAGGAGTTAACAGTGGAGTTTGGAGATCAATAG
- a CDS encoding SLBB domain-containing protein, with translation MNNLRRLLRNVPVLRFGGAAALLALAVPVFAADAPGGTAAPNGGAAPALSGGTEAPAPAAPFAASPGGTPVLPPGVTPQQAEAAKQMLQSGAPLPPGAQKYLESHPELKDQLPPDLKQKVEEKLAEKGGESPSKPSLPETAPESFGMLPGYDWKTSPYVGRLFLTRLQDNEARTLPHFGHDLFAPRPGAASLENMPPAPDYVVGPGDEVIVKMWGRVEGVQRMTVDRDGKIFFPKFGALYVAGKTFSELKSYLRSKVSTIAEVSSDVSLGQMKGIRVSLIGEVRLPGWYNVSSLHTALQVLSMAGGVKDIGTLRRIEVRRGGRVAETIDLYDFLLKGETGSDTRLLSGDTIFVPVVGRLAALTGEVRRPAIYELGREKTVLDLIRMAGGFTPSAYKRRVQVERLENYDAKIVLDVDADELERSGKAYDLSDGDIVRVLPIVKADINAVNLAGNVVRPGKYELKAGMTVRTLLPDINVFLPETYFDYALLTRLVPPDMHKEVVPVNLREIVLEGKKGADVALKALDTLTVFPRSAFKDLPRVTISGEVRRAGSFDLKKGSRVSDLVKLAGDLTKVSWLPRAEVVRIDEKTHTFRTIYFDLGKAMMGDEKENPVLEDEDQVRIHSLWEMQYRKMVAVAGDVNNPGEQILSEGMRLSDLLFKSGGFRESAYTKEAELVRREIDPRGDLVKTQTLDVFPEKALSGDPAADVLLKEYDLLVVRQIPDWAEKIVVTLSGEVQFPGTYAAKKGERLSSVIHRAGGFTKDAYLKAAHFSRASTQKTQQEAINKLVEDLETEVAQKSQQVGAALDREDIESNKLLIEARRGLIAQLKKTRAKGRVIISLADSGKIEGTIGDILLEDGDHLEVPRKMNVVNVVGRVYNPTGVVFDPGKDTVGHYLDVVGGPMETADPEHIFLLKADGSVVTQATSGGGFFVFGNRGLMSTRVEPGDSILVPEKLVQVRTMKDVKDVTQIMMQIAVSAGVLVALF, from the coding sequence ATGAATAATCTTCGGCGACTTCTCAGGAACGTCCCTGTTCTGCGGTTCGGCGGCGCCGCCGCGCTCCTGGCGCTCGCGGTCCCGGTCTTCGCGGCCGACGCCCCGGGCGGCACGGCCGCCCCGAACGGCGGCGCGGCCCCGGCCCTCTCCGGCGGCACGGAGGCCCCCGCCCCCGCGGCCCCGTTCGCCGCATCGCCCGGAGGCACCCCGGTCCTCCCCCCCGGCGTCACCCCGCAGCAGGCCGAGGCGGCGAAGCAGATGCTCCAGTCCGGCGCGCCTCTCCCCCCGGGGGCGCAGAAATACCTTGAATCGCACCCGGAACTGAAAGACCAGCTCCCCCCCGACCTGAAGCAGAAGGTCGAGGAGAAGCTCGCCGAAAAGGGGGGCGAATCCCCCTCGAAGCCCTCCTTGCCCGAGACGGCGCCGGAGTCGTTCGGGATGCTCCCCGGGTACGACTGGAAGACCTCGCCCTACGTCGGCCGCCTCTTCTTGACCCGCCTGCAGGACAATGAGGCCCGGACGCTCCCGCACTTCGGTCACGACCTGTTCGCCCCGCGCCCGGGCGCCGCCTCCCTCGAAAACATGCCCCCCGCCCCCGACTACGTCGTCGGCCCCGGCGACGAGGTCATCGTGAAGATGTGGGGCCGCGTCGAGGGGGTCCAGCGGATGACGGTCGATCGGGACGGCAAGATCTTCTTCCCCAAGTTCGGTGCCCTCTACGTCGCCGGCAAGACGTTCTCCGAGCTCAAGTCGTACCTTCGGTCGAAGGTCTCCACGATCGCCGAGGTCTCCTCCGACGTCTCGTTGGGCCAGATGAAGGGGATCCGGGTCTCCCTGATCGGCGAGGTCCGCCTTCCCGGGTGGTACAACGTCTCCTCCCTCCACACCGCCCTGCAGGTCCTGTCGATGGCCGGCGGGGTGAAGGACATCGGGACGCTCCGCCGCATCGAGGTACGCCGCGGCGGCCGGGTCGCGGAGACGATCGACCTGTACGATTTCCTCCTCAAGGGGGAGACCGGCTCCGACACGCGGCTCCTGTCCGGCGACACGATCTTCGTCCCCGTGGTCGGCAGGCTCGCGGCCCTCACGGGCGAAGTGCGGCGCCCCGCCATCTATGAGCTGGGCCGGGAGAAAACGGTCCTCGACCTCATCCGGATGGCCGGCGGCTTCACCCCTTCGGCGTACAAGCGGCGCGTCCAGGTGGAGCGGCTGGAGAACTACGACGCCAAGATCGTCCTCGACGTGGACGCCGATGAGCTTGAACGGAGCGGAAAGGCGTACGACCTGTCCGACGGCGACATCGTCCGGGTGCTCCCGATCGTCAAGGCGGACATAAACGCCGTGAACCTGGCGGGGAACGTCGTCCGCCCCGGCAAGTACGAGCTGAAAGCCGGGATGACCGTGCGCACGCTGCTCCCCGACATCAACGTCTTCCTCCCCGAGACGTATTTCGACTACGCACTCCTCACGCGCCTGGTCCCCCCCGACATGCACAAGGAGGTCGTCCCGGTCAACCTGCGGGAGATCGTGCTGGAAGGGAAGAAGGGCGCCGACGTCGCTCTGAAGGCGCTGGACACGCTGACCGTCTTTCCGCGTTCCGCCTTCAAGGACTTACCGAGGGTGACGATCTCCGGCGAAGTTCGCCGCGCGGGCTCGTTCGACCTGAAAAAAGGTTCCCGCGTCAGCGACCTGGTGAAGCTGGCCGGCGACCTGACGAAGGTTTCCTGGCTCCCGCGCGCCGAGGTGGTGCGCATCGACGAGAAGACGCATACCTTCCGGACGATCTACTTCGACCTCGGCAAGGCGATGATGGGAGACGAGAAGGAGAATCCCGTCCTGGAGGACGAGGACCAGGTCCGCATCCACTCCCTCTGGGAGATGCAATACCGGAAGATGGTGGCCGTCGCGGGCGACGTGAACAACCCGGGGGAGCAGATCCTGTCCGAAGGGATGCGCCTCTCCGACCTCCTCTTCAAGTCCGGCGGGTTCCGGGAGAGCGCCTACACGAAGGAGGCCGAGCTCGTCCGCCGGGAGATCGACCCGCGGGGGGACTTGGTGAAGACGCAGACGCTGGACGTCTTCCCCGAAAAGGCCCTCTCCGGAGACCCGGCCGCGGACGTTCTTCTGAAGGAGTACGACCTGCTCGTCGTCCGCCAGATCCCCGACTGGGCGGAAAAGATCGTGGTGACGCTGTCGGGCGAGGTGCAGTTTCCCGGAACGTACGCGGCGAAAAAAGGGGAGCGGCTGAGCTCGGTCATCCACCGCGCCGGCGGCTTCACGAAGGACGCGTATCTCAAGGCCGCGCACTTTTCCCGCGCCTCCACGCAGAAGACGCAGCAGGAAGCGATCAACAAGCTGGTCGAGGACCTCGAGACGGAGGTGGCGCAGAAGTCGCAGCAGGTCGGGGCGGCGCTCGACCGGGAGGACATCGAGTCGAACAAGCTGCTGATCGAAGCCCGCCGGGGCCTCATCGCACAGTTGAAGAAGACCCGGGCCAAGGGCCGCGTCATCATCTCCCTGGCGGACAGCGGGAAGATCGAAGGGACGATCGGCGACATTCTGCTCGAGGACGGCGATCACCTCGAGGTCCCCAGGAAGATGAACGTGGTCAACGTGGTCGGACGCGTCTACAACCCCACGGGCGTGGTGTTCGACCCGGGCAAGGACACGGTGGGTCACTACCTCGACGTGGTGGGCGGCCCCATGGAAACCGCGGACCCCGAGCATATCTTCCTGTTGAAGGCGGACGGGTCGGTGGTGACCCAGGCGACCTCCGGCGGCGGGTTCTTCGTCTTCGGCAACCGGGGGCTGATGAGCACCAGGGTCGAGCCGGGCGACTCGATCCTCGTCCCCGAGAAGCTGGTGCAGGTCCGCACCATGAAGGACGTGAAGGACGTCACGCAGATCATGATGCAGATCGCGGTTTCGGCCGGCGTGCTGGTCGCGCTGTTCTGA
- a CDS encoding capsule assembly Wzi family protein has protein sequence MGGSLLAVLAVLVLFAVPAHAADLFLTGEREVYLAIDKLNAMGRLPGFLANTRPYSVAAVRAALDNDAVERQGNGFDAQLARWVSYSTKPTLLVRGTAGIEADEKRETHPNEGGIPTPQGVSGRFSILARGEANRYVSAHASGATFFGKAGETGTRVGETAIEAGFPSASLQVGKITTWYGPGRLGALIFTNNAQSYPGIRFHNPVPIAVPGLFSFLGNAQYDLFLSRLESDRAIPNPLLFGMRLAARPGRYFELGISRSMIYGGKGHDSGLSAWWDAFKGENTNDPGEKGLVNQIAGFDFTLTLPSATQPVQAYVEIAGEDSAHLLGTAIPWPSKFAYVTGVFLPALFGSAAHDLRIEWARNHWRDNGPVWYVHSVSDEGYAHFYRGRVLGHPMGNDAADLSIQAHHFFLPSTYLEVTLSRTDRYSLGPRKETTDRASAGLVAWLSPSVRAEGEVSLDKVKNPAGLPVDDAGDASIRVAFSYQFRNGK, from the coding sequence ATGGGCGGTAGCCTGCTCGCCGTCCTCGCGGTTCTCGTCCTGTTCGCCGTGCCCGCCCACGCCGCAGACCTGTTCCTAACCGGCGAGCGGGAGGTCTACCTCGCGATCGACAAATTGAACGCGATGGGCCGGCTCCCCGGCTTCCTCGCCAACACGCGTCCGTACTCCGTCGCCGCCGTCCGCGCCGCCCTCGACAACGACGCCGTCGAAAGACAAGGGAACGGCTTCGACGCACAGCTCGCCCGCTGGGTTTCCTACTCGACGAAGCCGACCCTCCTGGTCCGCGGCACCGCCGGGATCGAAGCGGACGAGAAGCGCGAGACCCACCCGAACGAAGGCGGCATTCCCACGCCCCAAGGCGTCTCCGGCCGCTTCTCGATCCTCGCCCGCGGGGAGGCGAACCGGTACGTTTCCGCCCACGCCTCCGGCGCGACCTTCTTCGGCAAAGCCGGCGAGACCGGCACCCGCGTCGGCGAGACCGCCATCGAGGCCGGCTTCCCGTCCGCCTCCCTCCAGGTCGGCAAGATCACCACATGGTACGGCCCCGGCCGCCTCGGCGCCCTCATCTTCACCAACAACGCGCAGAGCTACCCCGGCATCCGCTTTCACAACCCGGTCCCCATCGCCGTCCCCGGCCTCTTCTCCTTCCTCGGAAACGCGCAGTACGACCTCTTTCTCTCGCGCCTCGAATCGGACCGCGCCATCCCGAACCCGCTCCTTTTCGGCATGCGCCTGGCCGCCCGGCCAGGGCGCTACTTCGAACTCGGCATCTCGCGATCGATGATCTACGGCGGCAAGGGGCATGACAGCGGCCTTTCCGCCTGGTGGGACGCGTTCAAGGGGGAAAACACCAACGACCCGGGAGAGAAAGGGCTCGTCAACCAGATCGCCGGCTTCGACTTCACCCTCACGCTTCCCTCCGCCACGCAGCCGGTCCAGGCGTACGTTGAAATCGCGGGGGAGGATTCGGCGCACCTGCTCGGCACCGCCATCCCATGGCCGAGCAAATTCGCATATGTGACCGGCGTCTTCCTCCCGGCCCTGTTCGGAAGCGCGGCGCACGACCTGCGGATCGAATGGGCCCGCAACCACTGGCGCGACAACGGCCCGGTGTGGTACGTACACTCGGTCTCCGACGAGGGCTATGCCCACTTCTACCGCGGCCGGGTCCTCGGCCACCCGATGGGCAACGACGCGGCAGACCTCTCCATCCAGGCCCACCACTTCTTCCTTCCCTCGACGTATCTTGAGGTGACGTTGTCCCGCACCGACCGCTACTCCCTCGGACCGAGGAAAGAGACCACCGACCGCGCCTCCGCCGGCCTCGTCGCCTGGCTCTCCCCGAGCGTCCGCGCCGAAGGGGAGGTCTCCCTCGACAAGGTGAAGAATCCCGCAGGCCTCCCCGTCGACGACGCCGGGGACGCCTCCATCCGCGTCGCCTTCTCCTACCAATTCCGGAATGGAAAATGA
- a CDS encoding transcription termination/antitermination NusG family protein has translation MDPKWYLVKTKALNETRVYSRLTGAGYDVLFPKISRKSKRHRGLFEMRPLFPTYLFVRFDGDELKTIKYTHGVARVICFGPEPHEVGEEIIAAIRERMNEEGIVRLESKNISLAPGQRVKIGEGPFAGLDAIFVEEMPDRERVVLLLDAVSSYKLTIEKDSLER, from the coding sequence TTGGACCCGAAGTGGTACCTGGTAAAGACGAAAGCGCTTAATGAAACGCGCGTATATTCCCGCCTCACCGGTGCCGGCTACGACGTCCTCTTCCCGAAAATCAGCAGGAAATCGAAGCGACACCGGGGTCTCTTCGAGATGCGCCCGCTATTCCCGACCTACCTCTTCGTCCGCTTCGACGGCGATGAACTGAAAACGATCAAATATACCCACGGCGTCGCCCGTGTCATCTGCTTCGGCCCCGAACCGCACGAAGTGGGGGAGGAGATCATCGCCGCCATCCGCGAGCGGATGAACGAGGAGGGGATCGTCAGGCTGGAGTCGAAGAATATCTCCCTGGCCCCCGGCCAACGCGTCAAGATCGGCGAGGGGCCCTTCGCCGGCCTCGACGCGATCTTCGTGGAGGAGATGCCCGACCGCGAGCGCGTGGTCCTGCTCCTCGACGCCGTCTCCAGTTACAAACTCACTATTGAGAAGGATTCACTGGAGCGTTAG
- a CDS encoding caspase family protein — protein MKKALLVGINRYPDPANELKGCVNDVRQMAETLKTRHGFPGDGNMRILTDARATTNAILDGLAWLTAGASPGDSLVFHYSGHGSQVPDKHGDETTDRLDEILCPYDLDWDRPLTDDDLAAACAGIPPGVLLTVVLDCCHSGTGLREYVRPCGVPPSDAPDRHRYLPHPETPCPDPRHTRRSGRRFGVGVTRANAVLIAACRDDQTSADAWIDGGYHGAHTYYLCRALADGARDLTCRALVSATGTALRRAGFDQVPQLEGPARLLANPVFHPLSMVDKERCTV, from the coding sequence ATGAAGAAAGCATTGCTGGTCGGAATCAACCGGTACCCGGATCCTGCCAATGAGCTGAAGGGGTGCGTGAACGACGTCCGCCAGATGGCGGAAACGCTGAAAACCCGGCACGGCTTCCCCGGCGACGGGAACATGCGCATCCTCACCGACGCCCGCGCCACCACGAATGCGATCCTCGACGGGCTTGCCTGGCTCACCGCGGGGGCCTCCCCGGGCGACTCCCTCGTCTTCCACTATTCCGGCCACGGCTCCCAGGTACCGGACAAGCACGGCGACGAAACGACCGACCGGCTCGACGAGATCCTCTGCCCGTACGACCTCGACTGGGATCGCCCGCTCACCGACGACGACCTCGCCGCCGCCTGCGCCGGGATCCCGCCGGGGGTTCTCCTCACCGTCGTCCTCGACTGCTGCCACTCCGGCACCGGGCTGCGCGAGTACGTCCGCCCCTGCGGCGTCCCCCCGTCCGACGCCCCCGACCGTCACCGATACCTCCCGCACCCGGAAACCCCGTGTCCCGATCCGCGGCACACGCGGCGCTCCGGCCGCCGGTTCGGCGTCGGCGTCACTCGGGCCAACGCCGTTCTTATCGCCGCCTGCCGGGACGACCAGACCTCGGCCGACGCCTGGATCGACGGCGGCTACCACGGCGCCCACACGTACTATCTCTGCCGCGCCCTCGCCGACGGAGCCCGCGACCTCACCTGCCGCGCCCTTGTTTCCGCCACCGGGACCGCCCTCCGCCGCGCCGGTTTCGACCAGGTTCCCCAACTGGAAGGCCCTGCCCGCCTGCTCGCGAATCCGGTGTTCCACCCCCTCTCCATGGTCGACAAGGAACGGTGCACCGTTTGA
- a CDS encoding NAD-dependent epimerase/dehydratase family protein: MSGFAGKKILVTGGSGFLGAPVVARLLQRGARPEDITIPRSARYDLRLPAACAEVVAGQDLVIHLAANAGGIGWNRSHPGSLFYDNAAMGIHLMEESRKAGVKKFVQIGTVCAYPFQPPHIPFREDDLWTGYPERTNAPYGMAKKMLMVMGQAYRQEYDFNVIYLLPVNLYGPRDHFFEPEKSHVIPALIQKFVDARESGVPEVVVWGSGYFKGTPVSREFLYVDDAAEAIALAAERYEEAEPVNIGAGSEVPINDLIAMVCGMTGYRGKVVRDLTKPDGQPRRCLDTSRAKEKFGFVARTPFEEGLRKTIAWYEQARRERP; this comes from the coding sequence ATGAGCGGGTTCGCAGGGAAGAAGATCCTGGTCACCGGCGGGTCGGGGTTCCTCGGGGCCCCCGTCGTCGCCAGGTTGCTCCAACGCGGCGCGCGGCCGGAGGACATCACGATCCCGCGGTCGGCCCGGTACGACCTTCGCCTCCCCGCGGCATGCGCGGAGGTCGTCGCGGGGCAGGACCTCGTCATCCACCTGGCGGCCAACGCAGGCGGGATCGGCTGGAACCGGTCGCACCCGGGCTCCCTCTTCTACGACAACGCCGCGATGGGGATCCACCTGATGGAGGAGTCCCGCAAGGCGGGCGTGAAAAAATTCGTCCAGATCGGCACCGTTTGCGCTTATCCGTTCCAGCCGCCGCACATCCCGTTCCGCGAGGACGACCTTTGGACGGGATATCCCGAGCGGACCAACGCCCCGTACGGCATGGCCAAGAAAATGCTGATGGTGATGGGGCAGGCGTACCGGCAGGAGTACGATTTCAACGTGATCTACCTGCTTCCCGTGAATTTGTACGGGCCCCGGGACCATTTCTTCGAGCCGGAGAAATCGCACGTTATCCCCGCATTGATCCAGAAGTTCGTCGACGCCCGCGAATCCGGCGTGCCGGAGGTGGTCGTCTGGGGGAGCGGCTACTTCAAGGGCACCCCCGTATCCCGCGAATTCCTTTATGTGGACGACGCGGCCGAGGCGATCGCTCTGGCGGCCGAGCGGTACGAAGAGGCCGAACCGGTGAATATCGGCGCGGGAAGCGAGGTGCCGATCAACGACCTGATCGCCATGGTGTGCGGGATGACCGGCTACCGGGGAAAGGTGGTCCGCGACCTCACGAAGCCCGACGGCCAGCCCCGCCGCTGCCTCGACACCTCCCGCGCGAAGGAAAAGTTCGGCTTCGTCGCCCGCACGCCGTTCGAGGAAGGCTTGCGCAAGACGATTGCGTGGTACGAGCAGGCGCGGCGGGAACGTCCCTGA
- the gmd gene encoding GDP-mannose 4,6-dehydratase has product MPKALITGITGQDGSYLVEFLLSKGYEVHGIIRRASTFNTGRLDHIYVDPHAAGARMFLHYGDLSDGGQLTNLIYNVQPDEIYHLGAQSHVRVSFDIPEYTGDITGLGTTRILESLRRAGGKARYYQASSSEMFGASPPPQGEITPFYPRSPYGAAKVYSYWMAVNYREAYNMFASNGILFNHESPRRGETFVTRKITRAIAKIKGGKQKDLFLGNLDARRDWGFAFEYVQAMWRILQHDRGDDFVVGTGQSNSVKEFLEEAFAYAGLDWKEYVKIDQKYFRPTEVENLIADASKARKLLGWEPKVTFKELVRIMVDADLEDAGLPTPGEGRRILAAKGFPVGLKL; this is encoded by the coding sequence ATGCCCAAGGCGCTCATCACCGGCATCACCGGCCAGGACGGATCGTACCTGGTCGAGTTCCTGCTGTCGAAGGGGTACGAGGTCCACGGCATCATCCGCCGCGCCTCCACCTTCAACACGGGCCGCCTCGACCACATCTACGTCGATCCCCATGCCGCCGGGGCCCGCATGTTCCTGCACTACGGCGACCTGTCGGACGGCGGGCAGCTCACCAACCTCATTTACAACGTCCAGCCCGATGAAATCTACCACTTGGGTGCGCAAAGCCACGTGCGCGTTTCCTTCGACATCCCCGAGTACACCGGCGACATCACCGGCCTCGGCACGACCCGGATCCTCGAGTCGCTGCGCCGCGCGGGCGGCAAGGCCCGTTACTACCAGGCCTCCTCCAGCGAAATGTTCGGCGCCAGCCCGCCGCCGCAGGGCGAGATAACGCCCTTCTACCCCCGCTCCCCGTACGGCGCCGCCAAGGTGTACTCCTACTGGATGGCGGTAAACTACCGGGAGGCGTACAACATGTTCGCCAGCAACGGGATCCTCTTCAACCACGAATCCCCCCGCCGCGGCGAAACGTTCGTCACCCGAAAGATCACACGGGCGATCGCGAAGATCAAGGGCGGCAAGCAGAAGGATCTGTTCCTGGGGAACCTCGACGCCCGGCGCGACTGGGGGTTCGCCTTCGAATACGTGCAGGCGATGTGGCGCATCCTGCAGCACGACCGGGGAGACGATTTCGTCGTGGGCACCGGCCAGTCGAACTCGGTGAAGGAGTTCCTCGAGGAAGCGTTCGCCTACGCGGGCCTGGACTGGAAAGAGTACGTGAAGATCGACCAGAAATATTTCCGACCTACGGAAGTGGAGAACCTGATCGCGGACGCCTCGAAGGCGAGGAAGCTCCTCGGCTGGGAGCCGAAGGTGACGTTCAAGGAGCTGGTGCGGATCATGGTCGACGCCGACCTGGAGGATGCGGGTCTCCCGACCCCCGGCGAGGGCCGCAGGATCCTCGCCGCCAAGGGCTTTCCCGTCGGCTTGAAGCTCTAA
- a CDS encoding M20/M25/M40 family metallo-hydrolase, translating to MTDPVMLLSEYLRIDTSNPPGDCRGAAELLCGALRSAGLSPVTFGAKPEKPNVLCHVGGTEEPGLVLIHHMDVVPARAEEWSVPPFSAEVRDGFLYGRGTLDTKGLGAAHWCAALRAAKAGILRRKLFLVANSDEEVGGGEGAEYFVRNLPFPIGAAFGMNEGGIGVRDIFGAGGKFFLLNMWEKGPLWMKLAASGRAGHGSRPSPKDAPARLARAMARVAEHRERARLTEPVQDMLRVLRAKGFLNLDVDALRGGAEEAAALEALGSRFPEIDPLLRTTFAVTTLAAGFKPNVIPSSAEGTIDARIVPGEEPEAVAARVRALVSDLDVSVEILFAEKPNGSPMGPLYGAMEAAVLAVHPDAVVLPYMCTGFTDSRFFRSIGIPTYGLMPLMLPREEHGKIHGVDERIPVDGIEEMTRIVYALIEGWNQKSIVSPFPG from the coding sequence ATGACGGACCCGGTCATGCTGCTTTCCGAATACCTGCGGATCGACACGTCGAACCCGCCGGGGGATTGCCGGGGGGCGGCGGAACTGTTGTGCGGAGCGCTCCGGTCGGCCGGGCTGTCGCCGGTGACGTTCGGGGCGAAGCCGGAGAAACCGAACGTGCTTTGCCACGTCGGCGGTACGGAGGAGCCGGGGCTGGTCCTCATCCACCACATGGACGTGGTGCCGGCGAGGGCGGAGGAGTGGAGCGTGCCGCCGTTCTCCGCGGAAGTCCGGGACGGTTTCCTGTACGGGCGCGGGACGCTCGACACGAAGGGCCTGGGGGCGGCCCACTGGTGCGCCGCGCTGCGCGCCGCGAAGGCGGGGATCCTTCGGAGAAAGCTTTTCCTCGTGGCCAACTCGGACGAGGAGGTGGGCGGGGGCGAGGGGGCGGAATACTTCGTGCGGAACCTGCCGTTCCCGATCGGCGCGGCGTTCGGGATGAACGAGGGCGGCATCGGCGTGCGGGACATCTTCGGGGCGGGAGGAAAGTTCTTCCTCCTCAACATGTGGGAGAAGGGTCCCTTGTGGATGAAACTGGCGGCGTCGGGGAGGGCGGGGCACGGCAGCCGGCCGTCGCCGAAGGACGCCCCGGCGCGGCTGGCACGTGCGATGGCGCGGGTGGCCGAACACCGGGAACGGGCGCGGCTTACGGAGCCGGTCCAGGACATGCTGCGGGTGCTGCGCGCAAAGGGATTCCTGAACCTCGACGTCGACGCCCTGCGGGGCGGGGCGGAAGAGGCGGCGGCGCTGGAGGCCCTGGGGAGCCGGTTCCCCGAGATCGACCCGTTGCTTCGGACCACGTTCGCGGTGACGACGCTTGCGGCGGGGTTCAAGCCGAACGTGATCCCGTCCTCGGCGGAGGGGACGATCGACGCCCGGATCGTACCGGGAGAGGAGCCGGAGGCGGTGGCGGCGCGGGTGCGGGCGCTGGTCTCCGATCTCGACGTGTCGGTCGAGATCCTCTTCGCGGAAAAGCCCAACGGATCGCCGATGGGCCCGCTCTACGGGGCGATGGAGGCGGCGGTCCTCGCCGTGCACCCGGACGCGGTCGTCCTGCCGTACATGTGCACCGGCTTCACCGATTCGCGCTTCTTCCGGTCGATCGGAATCCCCACGTACGGGCTGATGCCGCTGATGCTCCCGCGGGAGGAGCACGGGAAGATCCACGGCGTGGACGAACGGATCCCGGTGGACGGGATCGAGGAGATGACGCGCATCGTCTACGCGCTCATCGAGGGGTGGAATCAGAAGTCGATCGTGTCCCCGTTCCCCGGGTAG